The following coding sequences lie in one Glycine max cultivar Williams 82 chromosome 19, Glycine_max_v4.0, whole genome shotgun sequence genomic window:
- the LOC100791272 gene encoding uncharacterized protein At5g39865, translating into MVRGRFVRKLKLVPTITNLKKQDLVLQKKFPTSYDDYKGNNLPELAVKDDNHFEEEEATVGSKKITELAEEKLVITKMPSCNNNEYPSLSDFKELRPQGGNSHSIILYTTSLRGIRKTFQDCNTIRFLLRSFKIMYHERDVSLHLEFREELWKILGGKVIPPKLFIKGRYIGGADEVVGLHEMGWLGKFLEGTPTHSSDSPCTGCANMRFTICSNCCGSCKVFTDNSDNKNNDECFVRCSLCNENGLVKCPVCC; encoded by the coding sequence ATGGTGAGAGGAAGGTTTGTGAGAAAACTAAAACTCGTCCCAACCATAACCAACTTGAAGAAACAAGACCTAGTTCTTCAGAAAAAGTTCCCAACCTCATATGATGACTACAAAGGGAACAACCTACCCGAGCTAGCGGTTAAGGATGATAATCATTTTGAGGAGGAAGAAGCCACCGTTGGTTCCAAAAAGATCACAGAACTCGCAGAAGAAAAGTTAGTGATTACTAAAATGCCATCGTGCAACAATAATGAATACCCATCTCTCAGTGACTTCAAAGAGTTACGTCCACAAGGGGGGAATAGCCACTCAATCATTCTCTACACAACAAGCTTGAGAGGGATAAGGAAAACCTTTCAGGACTGTAACACGATCCGTTTCTTGTTGAGGAGCTTCAAAATAATGTACCATGAGAGGGACGTGTCTCTTCACTTGGAGTTCAGAGAGGAGTTGTGGAAAATCTTGGGAGGGAAAGTGATTCCCCCGAAGCTTTTCATCAAGGGAAGGTACATTGGAGGAGCTGATGAAGTGGTTGGGTTGCATGAGATGGGGTGGCTTGGGAAGTTTCTAGAAGGAACACCAACTCACTCTAGTGATTCTCCTTGCACTGGCTGCGCCAACATGAGATTCACTATTTGTTCCAACTGTTGTGGAAGTTGCAAAGTGTTCACTGACAATAGCGACAACAAAAACAACGATGAATGCTTCGTTAGATGTTCTTTGTGCAACGAGAATGGCCTTGTCAAATGCCCCGTTTGCTGCTAG